A single region of the Drosophila miranda strain MSH22 chromosome 2, D.miranda_PacBio2.1, whole genome shotgun sequence genome encodes:
- the LOC108156500 gene encoding Fanconi anemia group M protein isoform X3, with protein MDVDWNDDDDLVAALEIHELLESNQDQSGSKTDEPAVHAEDECHGFDVATGHNWIFPNNLPLRSYQQNIVQSALYKNTLVVLPTGLGKTFIAAVVMYNFYRWYPQGKIIFMAPTRPLVAQQIAACQKIMPFPGSDTVQLTGQLARPKRAQLWASKRVFFATPQVVHSDMLETDDRAYFPFGAIKLLVVDEAHRAKGRYAFTQVADCMMAHNPNFRMLALSATPGRTMEDVATVCQNLYIANLQVRWDNSIDVQPYIHRRIIRTIVVPLKDRMKETRERLLQIIEPYLRQLIAADVLKGTKGNISKNNLLYDQKTFNERSAKGQRHPEHNIIAGNFAACISLYHSLELMERHGLRVFVNNFDADEEGREKFVLARDGDLRNLVDQVRLNLGANPLDFTTHTMTNGEVPAMPADLDFGHAKYEKLRLVLLEHFASNAESRAIVFCEYRESVMLIHRLLLQHRPLLRARCFVGQGSTAGASYALTQKQQIQIMADFRSGTSNVLVATSIGEEGIDVGEVEMIVCFDICSSNPTRFVQRIGRTGRKKNGEVVMLVTEGREHQVLKDVLANKDQTNKKLLNSSVVRMSLYANNPRMVPSQFQPKCEEKHMEAAAVEEKPKLKPSAKAKEPKKRKETNVTLHKFLKQSSHPSESQGILQGLQPYQMSEASQQMIQDQATRNSVSVKNFLLDTQATSKLSNSQEEIQRLRKLTRILQSNKPIITASQDLISHLQDKELPRQLKLHLLRSNPIFVQETHSKMVLQNQMNIPEERLNSRQQRTRNNYKLLLEICDGSEKLEELLESEPSLAEITLKDLESPLDEETERAFRATCDRIFEGLDEHGLNSDNFELKQQLLEKLELRNLEATVHEQLGGEEVTWLDDEWEQKVETECNSMYQSQWLDFAATEAVPHRSTPLRVKPESRLKSEVLQEEDECDSRVEASDLGDSLVRLNCLMSETAPGLKTEKTEAEAFAEPTQSPPPDLESEANVRPDPHVIPLLSVTPDIKAVATVEATPDDLGIDLNDFLEPMAEEVVLMSQQKRDTLLPSDAMKENIPDFFQSCSTPRNISPDIFDCDSVSPCKPQAKSLAAKLAAKTTSTAAVVRTPPSKARNLPDAIHSPEHRKRTTPCVPDKSPSIFDLYLNRMRGCGRMAKAAESLHRLTSMNASTSKTRTVVNEEDSPIIRRPSKRKIIISSDEEEQQKSIQPVPDTQADLDSDEGEQIPATQMPETPTPQTRPRQKRRRFNSFIVDEAEKSGSDHEEEAEHTIGAYLKDSVIVSSDDEDHNDTTDHAMYLQAIRSPVQRPGAFKIPARRVYHDESLIFSQAVEAEASQYMPSSFVVADESLTHEKHDVSECPLERAERILKERRRQRRLGVELPPAPSNKRRRVHTIASSSDDDDDVVFLN; from the exons ATGGATGTAGATTGGAACGATGATGACGACTTGGTGGCTGCCCTGGAGATCCATGAATTGCTGGAGAGCAAC CAGGATCAATCTGGATCGAAGACCGACGAACCTGCAGTGCATGCAGAGGATGAGTGCCACGGCTTCGACGTGGCCACCGGCCACAATTGGATCTTTCCGAACAATCTTCCCCTGCGATCGTATCAGCAAAATATCGTCCAGTCGGCACTCTATAAAAACACATTGGTGGTTCTGCCGACGGGTCTGGGGAAGACGTTCATCGCAGCCGTGGTTATGTACAACTTCTATCGATGGTATCCTCAGGGAAAGATCATCTTCATGGCCCCAACGCGGCCACTCGTCGCCCAGCAGATTGCCGCCTGTCAGAAGATCATGCCCTTCCCGGGTTCCGACACCGTGCAACTGACGG GACAACTAGCGCGTCCGAAGCGTGCTCAACTGTGGGCCAGCAAGCGCGTTTTCTTCGCCACACCCCAGGTGGTTCACTCCGATATGCTGGAGACGGACGACAGAGCTTATTTTCCATTTGGCGCCATCAAACTCCTGGTGGTGGATGAGGCGCATCGGGCCAAGGGCCGCTACGCCTTCACCCAAGTGGCCGATTGCATGATGGCCCACAATCCGAACTTCCGCATGCTAGCCTTGTCCGCTACGCCAGGACGAACGATGGAGGACGTGGCCACTGTCTGCCAGAACCTGTACATTGCCAACCTTCAAGTTCGCTGGGACAACTCAATTGATGTCCAGCCCTACATACACAGGCGCATTATACGAACGATTGTGGTGCCCCTCAAGGATAGGATGAAGGAGACGCGCGAGCGTTTGCTTCAGATTATCGAACCGTATCTGCGACAGCTCATTGCTGCGGACGTTCTGAAGGGGACCAAGGGCAACATCAGCAAGAACAATTTGCTCTACGATCAGAAAACGTTCAACGAACGCTCGGCCAAGGGGCAGCGACATCCAGAGCACAACATCATTGCTGGAAACTTTGCCGCGTGCATTAGTCTGTATCACTCCCTGGAGCTGATGGAGCGGCACGGACTGCGTGTGTTCGTGAATAACTTTGATGCGGATGAGGAGGGACGTGAAAAGTTTGTCCTGGCCCGAGACGGAGACCTAAGAAATTTGGTGGATCAGGTGCGTCTGAATTTGGGTGCTAATCCCCTAGATTTCACCACGCATACTATGACGAACGGTGAAGTGCCTGCGATGCCTGCTGATCTGGACTTTGGCCATGCCAAGTATGAAAAACTGCGTCTGGTGCTGCTCGAGCACTTTGCG TCGAATGCCGAGTCCCGTGCCATTGTATTCTGCGAGTACCGTGAGTCTGTGATGCTGATTCATCGACTACTCCTCCAGCACAGACCCCTGCTGCGTGCCCGGTGCTTTGTTGGACAAGGAAGCACCGCAGGAGCGAGCTATGCGCTGACGCAGAAGCAGCAGATCCAGATCATGGCTGATTTTCGAAGCGGCACCAGCAACGTCCTCGTGGCCACCTCCATTGGCGAGGAGGGCATTGATGTGGGCGAAGTGGAAATGATTGTATGCTTCGACATTTGCAGCTCGAATCCCACGCGTTTCGTGCAACGCATAGGTCGAACCGGAAGGAAGAAGAACGGTGAGGTTGTGATGCTCGTCACCGAGGGACGAGAGCACCAAGTCCTCAAAGATGTGCTGGCTAACAAGGATCAGACAAACAAGAAACTGCTTAACTCATCCGTGGTGCGAATGTCGCTATATGCAAACAATCCCCGAATGGTGCCATCGCAGTTTCAACCCAAGTGCGAAGAGAAGCACATGGAAGCAGCTGCCGTTGAGGAAAAGCCGAAACTGAAACCCTcggcaaaggcaaaggaacCGAAAAAACGAAAAGAGACGAATGTAACCCTCCACAAGTTCTTAAAGCAAAGTAGCCATCCTTCGGAGAGTCAGGGAATACTTCAGGGACTCCAACCTTATCAAATGAGTGAAGCCTCCCAGCAGATGATTCAGGACCAAGCGACTCGGAACAGTGTAAGCGTTAAGAACTTCCTCCTGGACACCCAGGCAACATCCAAGTTGAGCAACAGTCAGGAGGAGATTCAACGCCTGCGAAAGCTAACACGTATATTGCAATCGAACAAGCCGATTATCACGGCCTCCCAGGACCTTATCAGCCATCTGCAAGACAAGGAGCTGCCCCGACAGCTTAAGCTCCATCTCCTGCGCAGTAATCCCATCTTCGTACAGGAAACCCATTCAAAGATGGTGCTTCAAAACCAGATGAACATTCCCGAGGAACGTTTGAATAGCCGGCAGCAACGAACCAGAAATAACTACAAGCTGCTTTTGGAAATATGCGATGGGTCCGAGAAACTAGAGGAACTTTTAGAGTCGGAGCCATCTCTGGCAGAGATTACCCTCAAGGATCTGGAGAGTCCACTGGATGAGGAGACAGAAAGAGCATTTAGAGCCACCTGTGATAGGATTTTCGAAGGACTAGATGAGCATGGCCTGAATTCAGACAATTTCGAGCTGAAGCAGCAGCTCTTGGAGAAGCTGGAGTTGCGAAATCTGGAGGCGACAGTGCACGAGCAACTTGGTGGCGAGGAAGTCACCTGGTTGGATGATGAATGGGAGCAAAAGGTTGAAACAGAATGCAATTCCATGTATCAAAGTCAATGGCTGGACTTTGCCGCCACAGAAGCGGTGCCGCATAGATCAACGCCACTTAGAGTAAAGCCCGAGAGCCGATTAAAGTCCGAAGTACTCCAGGAGGAAGACGAGTGCGATTCACGGGTGGAGGCAAGCGATCTGGGTGATAGCTTGGTTCGATTAAATTGCTTGATGAGTGAGACGGCCCCAGGTCTGAAGACTGAAAAAACAGAAGCGGAAGCATTTGCAGAACCCACACAAAGTCCACCGCCAGATCTGGAATCGGAGGCAAACGTAAGACCAGACCCACATGTGATCCCATTATTAAGCGTGACGCCTGATATAAAAGCAGTTGCTACTGTAGAAGCAACTCCAGATGACTTGGGAATCGATTTGAATGATTTCCTGGAACCAATGGCTGAGGAGGTGGTGCTGATGAGCCAGCAGAAGCGGGACACTCTCTTGCCAAGTGATGCTATGAAAGAGAACATACCTGATTTTTTCCAATCCTGCTCTACTCCACGTAATATTTCACCAGACATCTTTGATTGCGACTCTGTGTCACCATGCAAACCGCAGGCCAAAAGTCTAGCCGCCAAATTAGCGGCCAAAACCACCTCAACTGCAGCAGTTGTTCGCACTCCTCCCTCAAAGGCCCGTAATCTTCCGGATGCCATCCACTCGCCAGAACATCGAAAGCGGACTACTCCGTGTGTCCCAGATAAGTCACCCAGCATTTTCGATCTGTACCTAAATCGTATGCGTGGGTGCGGGCGTATGGCCAAAGCGGCCGAGTCCCTGCATCGTCTGACTTCAATGAATGCGTCTACATCAAAAACTCGTACAGTAGTCAATGAAGAGGATTCGCCTATCATACGGAGACCATCGAAGCGAAAGATCATTATCAGTTCCGATGAAGAAGAACAACAGAAATCAATCCAGCCGGTGCCGGACACCCAGGCTGATCTCGATTCCGATGAGGGTGAACAAATTCCTGCCACTCAAATG CCGGAAACACCAACTCCCCAGACCAGGCCACGCCAGAAACGCCGTAGATTTAACTCCTTCATTGTCGATGAAGCAGAAAAAAGCGGATCGGATCACGAAGAGGAGGCAGAGCACACCATTGGCGCGTATCTAAAGGATTCTGTGATAGTATCTAGCGACGATGAGGACCACAATGACACCACTGATCATGCCATGTACCTGCAGGCTATCAG GAGTCCCGTTCAACGTCCTGGTGCCTTTAAGATTCCCGCTCGCCGTGTATATCACGATGAGTCGCTCATCTTCTCACAGGCTGTTGAGGCAGAAGCCTCCCAGTATATGCCCTCTTCCTTTGTTGTTGCCGACGAGAGTTTGACACACGAGAAGCATGATGTTTCCGAGTGCCCGCTGGAGCGGGCCGAACGTATTCTAAAAGAGCGACGTAGACAGCGCCGACTTGGAGTCGAACTGCCACCAGCTCCTTCCAACAAGCGACGTCGTGTGCACACGATAGCCAGTTCcagcgatgatgatgacgatgtgGTCTTTTTAAATTAA
- the LOC108156500 gene encoding Fanconi anemia group M protein isoform X4, whose amino-acid sequence MDVDWNDDDDLVAALEIHELLESNDQSGSKTDEPAVHAEDECHGFDVATGHNWIFPNNLPLRSYQQNIVQSALYKNTLVVLPTGLGKTFIAAVVMYNFYRWYPQGKIIFMAPTRPLVAQQIAACQKIMPFPGSDTVQLTGQLARPKRAQLWASKRVFFATPQVVHSDMLETDDRAYFPFGAIKLLVVDEAHRAKGRYAFTQVADCMMAHNPNFRMLALSATPGRTMEDVATVCQNLYIANLQVRWDNSIDVQPYIHRRIIRTIVVPLKDRMKETRERLLQIIEPYLRQLIAADVLKGTKGNISKNNLLYDQKTFNERSAKGQRHPEHNIIAGNFAACISLYHSLELMERHGLRVFVNNFDADEEGREKFVLARDGDLRNLVDQVRLNLGANPLDFTTHTMTNGEVPAMPADLDFGHAKYEKLRLVLLEHFASNAESRAIVFCEYRESVMLIHRLLLQHRPLLRARCFVGQGSTAGASYALTQKQQIQIMADFRSGTSNVLVATSIGEEGIDVGEVEMIVCFDICSSNPTRFVQRIGRTGRKKNGEVVMLVTEGREHQVLKDVLANKDQTNKKLLNSSVVRMSLYANNPRMVPSQFQPKCEEKHMEAAAVEEKPKLKPSAKAKEPKKRKETNVTLHKFLKQSSHPSESQGILQGLQPYQMSEASQQMIQDQATRNSVSVKNFLLDTQATSKLSNSQEEIQRLRKLTRILQSNKPIITASQDLISHLQDKELPRQLKLHLLRSNPIFVQETHSKMVLQNQMNIPEERLNSRQQRTRNNYKLLLEICDGSEKLEELLESEPSLAEITLKDLESPLDEETERAFRATCDRIFEGLDEHGLNSDNFELKQQLLEKLELRNLEATVHEQLGGEEVTWLDDEWEQKVETECNSMYQSQWLDFAATEAVPHRSTPLRVKPESRLKSEVLQEEDECDSRVEASDLGDSLVRLNCLMSETAPGLKTEKTEAEAFAEPTQSPPPDLESEANVRPDPHVIPLLSVTPDIKAVATVEATPDDLGIDLNDFLEPMAEEVVLMSQQKRDTLLPSDAMKENIPDFFQSCSTPRNISPDIFDCDSVSPCKPQAKSLAAKLAAKTTSTAAVVRTPPSKARNLPDAIHSPEHRKRTTPCVPDKSPSIFDLYLNRMRGCGRMAKAAESLHRLTSMNASTSKTRTVVNEEDSPIIRRPSKRKIIISSDEEEQQKSIQPVPDTQADLDSDEGEQIPATQMPETPTPQTRPRQKRRRFNSFIVDEAEKSGSDHEEEAEHTIGAYLKDSVIVSSDDEDHNDTTDHAMYLQAIRSPVQRPGAFKIPARRVYHDESLIFSQAVEAEASQYMPSSFVVADESLTHEKHDVSECPLERAERILKERRRQRRLGVELPPAPSNKRRRVHTIASSSDDDDDVVFLN is encoded by the exons ATGGATGTAGATTGGAACGATGATGACGACTTGGTGGCTGCCCTGGAGATCCATGAATTGCTGGAGAGCAAC GATCAATCTGGATCGAAGACCGACGAACCTGCAGTGCATGCAGAGGATGAGTGCCACGGCTTCGACGTGGCCACCGGCCACAATTGGATCTTTCCGAACAATCTTCCCCTGCGATCGTATCAGCAAAATATCGTCCAGTCGGCACTCTATAAAAACACATTGGTGGTTCTGCCGACGGGTCTGGGGAAGACGTTCATCGCAGCCGTGGTTATGTACAACTTCTATCGATGGTATCCTCAGGGAAAGATCATCTTCATGGCCCCAACGCGGCCACTCGTCGCCCAGCAGATTGCCGCCTGTCAGAAGATCATGCCCTTCCCGGGTTCCGACACCGTGCAACTGACGG GACAACTAGCGCGTCCGAAGCGTGCTCAACTGTGGGCCAGCAAGCGCGTTTTCTTCGCCACACCCCAGGTGGTTCACTCCGATATGCTGGAGACGGACGACAGAGCTTATTTTCCATTTGGCGCCATCAAACTCCTGGTGGTGGATGAGGCGCATCGGGCCAAGGGCCGCTACGCCTTCACCCAAGTGGCCGATTGCATGATGGCCCACAATCCGAACTTCCGCATGCTAGCCTTGTCCGCTACGCCAGGACGAACGATGGAGGACGTGGCCACTGTCTGCCAGAACCTGTACATTGCCAACCTTCAAGTTCGCTGGGACAACTCAATTGATGTCCAGCCCTACATACACAGGCGCATTATACGAACGATTGTGGTGCCCCTCAAGGATAGGATGAAGGAGACGCGCGAGCGTTTGCTTCAGATTATCGAACCGTATCTGCGACAGCTCATTGCTGCGGACGTTCTGAAGGGGACCAAGGGCAACATCAGCAAGAACAATTTGCTCTACGATCAGAAAACGTTCAACGAACGCTCGGCCAAGGGGCAGCGACATCCAGAGCACAACATCATTGCTGGAAACTTTGCCGCGTGCATTAGTCTGTATCACTCCCTGGAGCTGATGGAGCGGCACGGACTGCGTGTGTTCGTGAATAACTTTGATGCGGATGAGGAGGGACGTGAAAAGTTTGTCCTGGCCCGAGACGGAGACCTAAGAAATTTGGTGGATCAGGTGCGTCTGAATTTGGGTGCTAATCCCCTAGATTTCACCACGCATACTATGACGAACGGTGAAGTGCCTGCGATGCCTGCTGATCTGGACTTTGGCCATGCCAAGTATGAAAAACTGCGTCTGGTGCTGCTCGAGCACTTTGCG TCGAATGCCGAGTCCCGTGCCATTGTATTCTGCGAGTACCGTGAGTCTGTGATGCTGATTCATCGACTACTCCTCCAGCACAGACCCCTGCTGCGTGCCCGGTGCTTTGTTGGACAAGGAAGCACCGCAGGAGCGAGCTATGCGCTGACGCAGAAGCAGCAGATCCAGATCATGGCTGATTTTCGAAGCGGCACCAGCAACGTCCTCGTGGCCACCTCCATTGGCGAGGAGGGCATTGATGTGGGCGAAGTGGAAATGATTGTATGCTTCGACATTTGCAGCTCGAATCCCACGCGTTTCGTGCAACGCATAGGTCGAACCGGAAGGAAGAAGAACGGTGAGGTTGTGATGCTCGTCACCGAGGGACGAGAGCACCAAGTCCTCAAAGATGTGCTGGCTAACAAGGATCAGACAAACAAGAAACTGCTTAACTCATCCGTGGTGCGAATGTCGCTATATGCAAACAATCCCCGAATGGTGCCATCGCAGTTTCAACCCAAGTGCGAAGAGAAGCACATGGAAGCAGCTGCCGTTGAGGAAAAGCCGAAACTGAAACCCTcggcaaaggcaaaggaacCGAAAAAACGAAAAGAGACGAATGTAACCCTCCACAAGTTCTTAAAGCAAAGTAGCCATCCTTCGGAGAGTCAGGGAATACTTCAGGGACTCCAACCTTATCAAATGAGTGAAGCCTCCCAGCAGATGATTCAGGACCAAGCGACTCGGAACAGTGTAAGCGTTAAGAACTTCCTCCTGGACACCCAGGCAACATCCAAGTTGAGCAACAGTCAGGAGGAGATTCAACGCCTGCGAAAGCTAACACGTATATTGCAATCGAACAAGCCGATTATCACGGCCTCCCAGGACCTTATCAGCCATCTGCAAGACAAGGAGCTGCCCCGACAGCTTAAGCTCCATCTCCTGCGCAGTAATCCCATCTTCGTACAGGAAACCCATTCAAAGATGGTGCTTCAAAACCAGATGAACATTCCCGAGGAACGTTTGAATAGCCGGCAGCAACGAACCAGAAATAACTACAAGCTGCTTTTGGAAATATGCGATGGGTCCGAGAAACTAGAGGAACTTTTAGAGTCGGAGCCATCTCTGGCAGAGATTACCCTCAAGGATCTGGAGAGTCCACTGGATGAGGAGACAGAAAGAGCATTTAGAGCCACCTGTGATAGGATTTTCGAAGGACTAGATGAGCATGGCCTGAATTCAGACAATTTCGAGCTGAAGCAGCAGCTCTTGGAGAAGCTGGAGTTGCGAAATCTGGAGGCGACAGTGCACGAGCAACTTGGTGGCGAGGAAGTCACCTGGTTGGATGATGAATGGGAGCAAAAGGTTGAAACAGAATGCAATTCCATGTATCAAAGTCAATGGCTGGACTTTGCCGCCACAGAAGCGGTGCCGCATAGATCAACGCCACTTAGAGTAAAGCCCGAGAGCCGATTAAAGTCCGAAGTACTCCAGGAGGAAGACGAGTGCGATTCACGGGTGGAGGCAAGCGATCTGGGTGATAGCTTGGTTCGATTAAATTGCTTGATGAGTGAGACGGCCCCAGGTCTGAAGACTGAAAAAACAGAAGCGGAAGCATTTGCAGAACCCACACAAAGTCCACCGCCAGATCTGGAATCGGAGGCAAACGTAAGACCAGACCCACATGTGATCCCATTATTAAGCGTGACGCCTGATATAAAAGCAGTTGCTACTGTAGAAGCAACTCCAGATGACTTGGGAATCGATTTGAATGATTTCCTGGAACCAATGGCTGAGGAGGTGGTGCTGATGAGCCAGCAGAAGCGGGACACTCTCTTGCCAAGTGATGCTATGAAAGAGAACATACCTGATTTTTTCCAATCCTGCTCTACTCCACGTAATATTTCACCAGACATCTTTGATTGCGACTCTGTGTCACCATGCAAACCGCAGGCCAAAAGTCTAGCCGCCAAATTAGCGGCCAAAACCACCTCAACTGCAGCAGTTGTTCGCACTCCTCCCTCAAAGGCCCGTAATCTTCCGGATGCCATCCACTCGCCAGAACATCGAAAGCGGACTACTCCGTGTGTCCCAGATAAGTCACCCAGCATTTTCGATCTGTACCTAAATCGTATGCGTGGGTGCGGGCGTATGGCCAAAGCGGCCGAGTCCCTGCATCGTCTGACTTCAATGAATGCGTCTACATCAAAAACTCGTACAGTAGTCAATGAAGAGGATTCGCCTATCATACGGAGACCATCGAAGCGAAAGATCATTATCAGTTCCGATGAAGAAGAACAACAGAAATCAATCCAGCCGGTGCCGGACACCCAGGCTGATCTCGATTCCGATGAGGGTGAACAAATTCCTGCCACTCAAATG CCGGAAACACCAACTCCCCAGACCAGGCCACGCCAGAAACGCCGTAGATTTAACTCCTTCATTGTCGATGAAGCAGAAAAAAGCGGATCGGATCACGAAGAGGAGGCAGAGCACACCATTGGCGCGTATCTAAAGGATTCTGTGATAGTATCTAGCGACGATGAGGACCACAATGACACCACTGATCATGCCATGTACCTGCAGGCTATCAG GAGTCCCGTTCAACGTCCTGGTGCCTTTAAGATTCCCGCTCGCCGTGTATATCACGATGAGTCGCTCATCTTCTCACAGGCTGTTGAGGCAGAAGCCTCCCAGTATATGCCCTCTTCCTTTGTTGTTGCCGACGAGAGTTTGACACACGAGAAGCATGATGTTTCCGAGTGCCCGCTGGAGCGGGCCGAACGTATTCTAAAAGAGCGACGTAGACAGCGCCGACTTGGAGTCGAACTGCCACCAGCTCCTTCCAACAAGCGACGTCGTGTGCACACGATAGCCAGTTCcagcgatgatgatgacgatgtgGTCTTTTTAAATTAA